Genomic window (Thermodesulfobacteriota bacterium):
ATTTTGGAACCGCGGAGGGACGCGCCCAGGGGAACGCTTGTGCGTTAGAAGTGACGAAGATCGCCGAGGGGGCGCCTGAAGGTCAGCTCTTTGAATTTCAGGTGGAGTTAGATGGAAATATAGGCTTTGCTGAATTTCCGGCGGGTATACCTGTCCCGGCCATATTTGGCCAAGCGGGGCCCGTGACTATTACAGAGATTCCCACACCCGGCTGGACTCTGGCGGACGTTGTCTGCGAACTCAACCCCGGAGTCACTGTAACGGAAATTGAAGGCGGCGCTATTTTCGAATGCCTGGACCCCGAGGGCGGTTTCAAGGGAGAGTGCACGTTCGTGAACGTGAGGGTTTCGAATATCCCGACGCTTTCGGAGTGGGGGATGATCGCGGCGGCGGCGGGACTGATGATGGCGGGAGTGTGGTTTGCGGTGAGGAGGAAGGTGCGTGCTTAGAAAATAGCTGTCATTTCGAGCGTACGCGAGAAATCTGTTTTTTAGAAAGAATAAAGATAGATTTCTCACACTT
Coding sequences:
- a CDS encoding IPTL-CTERM sorting domain-containing protein codes for the protein MLRQSRPLFRLLLFFVAAAGVFYFGTAEGRAQGNACALEVTKIAEGAPEGQLFEFQVELDGNIGFAEFPAGIPVPAIFGQAGPVTITEIPTPGWTLADVVCELNPGVTVTEIEGGAIFECLDPEGGFKGECTFVNVRVSNIPTLSEWGMIAAAAGLMMAGVWFAVRRKVRA